The stretch of DNA CTGGAAAGACCTAGTCACCCTAGTCAGCGGAGGTGGCGCAACCACGCAGTATACCCGCACCCGGTTTAATGGTCGCAGTTATCCAGGCAATCCCTCAGTACAGCCAGCAGTCCCGGCTAATACCACTCTTCAGGGTCAAGCGTTGGTCGCTGATTCCTTTTCTAGCCCAGGCATAGTGCTTCGTCCTCGTTAATCGAAGAGTCTCCTTGCAGTAGGGTGGGCATGACCTACCCTACTTGGAAATGCAAAAACACTTGAACTATCGGTATTGTTCTACTTCCCAAGGGAGTAAGTACTGAACACTAGCATGGAGTCTCAACCTGTTCGCAAGCCCCAATACTCACCCAGCTAGTGGAACCATCCGCCCAGTGTTCTTTTTTCCAGATGGGGGCGTTGTGTTTCAAAGTATCGATCGCATACTTGCAAGCGGCAAACGCTTCTGAGCGATGGGGACAGCCTACCGCAACGATGACACTAATCTCGCCAATTTGTAACCGCCCCGTGCGATGGTGAATCACCACGCGATTGACATCTGTCCACCTGTTGCGGATATCATCTGCGATCACCTCGAACACTCGCACCGCCATCGGTTCATAAGCCTGATATTCTAGGGCGACGACGGGCTTTCCATCGGTTTGATTGCGAACCGTACCACTCATCACTACAACTGCCCCATTGGCTGGATCATCGGCGAGTGCATAGATTTCTGCCACGGATAATGGTGCAAAAGTAATAGAAAAACTATCTTGAGTATGTTGTTGAGTGGGAGAGACAACAGACATGGTTAATCCTAAATTTCTTAATTGTTTTTCACTCACTCTTGGTATACTTCATCCTGCTCGTGTTGACTTGCTGAGGGCTGAAATATACTGAAGAGTACCAGGGTTTAAATATGACATTTAAAATCATACCTATTACAGTTTCTCAACTCAGGAAATATGTTTCAACCGAATGAAAGCCCCCCTGCCTGCTCATGAAATAGCAAGACTTGAGGTTCTTGGTCAGTACAACATTCTCGACACGGCTCCTGAAGAGGCATTCGATGATTTCACCCGTTTAGCCGTGCAAATTTGTGAAACGCCAATTGCTCTGATTACGCTGGTTGATCATCATCGTCAATGGGTTAAATCAAAAATTGGTTGGACAATCCCGGAAACAAGCCGTGACAATTCCTTTTGCGCCCATACAATCCTAGGAAATGAAATCTTGGTTGTCCAAGATGCTTGGACTGACGAACGATTTGTCACGAACCCTTTAGTCACCGCTGAGCCTCACATTCGGTTTTATGCAGGCGCACCTCTTATGACGGCTAGTGGCTATGCACTGGGTACACTTTGCGTCATTGACTACGTGCCACGAGAACTGAGTCCCCAGCAGTTAAGAGCCTTACAAAGTTTAAGCCGCCAAGTGATGGCGCAACTGGAACTCAGACGCACCGTAGTCGAATTGGCGCAGACTCAGCAACAGAGCCAGCAACTTCAAAAGTTGACTCGTGACATTACGGAGTATCAGCAAGCACAAGAAGAACGCAATGCCTTACAGACAGCTTTGCAAGGATTTTTCAACCTATCTCTTGATTTACTCTGTATAGCCGGTCTGGATGGCTATTTCAAACACTTAAACCCAGCCTGTGAAAAAACGCTGGGATTCAGTTGTCAAGAAATTCAAAGCCAACCGTTCCTAAATTTTGTTCATCCGGACGACAAAGCCGCAACCCTTGCCGAAGTGCAGAAGCTGGCGACCGGTGCGCCCACCATCTACTTGGAGAATCGCTATCGCTGTAAAGATGGTTCGTACAAGTGGCTCGCTTGGACGGCATTTCCCCATGTTCAAGACGGTTTCATCTATTGTGTAGGCCGCGACATTACCCAACTCAAGCAAGCTGAGCAAGAGCGGCTTCAACTTTTGTACAGGGAGCAGGCAGCACATAACCAGATTACAAAAATTCTAGAGAGTATCACCGATGCCTTTTTTGCTTTAGATCGTGAGTGGCGATTTACCTATGTC from Microcoleus sp. AS-A8 encodes:
- a CDS encoding molybdenum cofactor biosynthesis protein MoaE, producing the protein MSVVSPTQQHTQDSFSITFAPLSVAEIYALADDPANGAVVVMSGTVRNQTDGKPVVALEYQAYEPMAVRVFEVIADDIRNRWTDVNRVVIHHRTGRLQIGEISVIVAVGCPHRSEAFAACKYAIDTLKHNAPIWKKEHWADGSTSWVSIGACEQVETPC